In one Nostoc sp. KVJ3 genomic region, the following are encoded:
- a CDS encoding photosystem I reaction center subunit II PsaD, with amino-acid sequence MAETLSGQTPLFAGSTGGLLNKAKVEEKYAITWTSPQEQVFELPTGGAATARKGENLLYLARKEQGIALGGQLRKFKITNYKIYRILPNGETTLIHPADGVFPEKVNEGREKVRYVPRSIGQNPNPSQLKFSGKATHDA; translated from the coding sequence ATGGCAGAAACACTCTCTGGACAAACCCCGCTATTTGCTGGCAGCACTGGTGGCTTGCTAAATAAAGCAAAAGTGGAAGAAAAGTACGCTATCACTTGGACTAGCCCACAAGAGCAAGTATTTGAATTGCCTACTGGTGGTGCTGCTACTGCACGCAAAGGTGAAAACCTGTTGTACTTAGCTCGGAAAGAACAAGGGATCGCTTTAGGTGGTCAACTCCGTAAATTCAAAATCACCAACTACAAAATTTACCGGATTCTACCCAACGGAGAAACTACCTTAATTCACCCAGCTGATGGTGTCTTCCCCGAAAAAGTAAATGAAGGTCGTGAAAAAGTGCGTTACGTCCCACGCAGCATTGGGCAAAACCCCAATCCATCACAACTCAAGTTCAGTGGTAAAGCTACCCACGACGCATAG
- a CDS encoding DICT sensory domain-containing protein, producing the protein MSISTSVLSDLLKSLPYLRPQLYFKASLTALSHAMEDQVLAGTLAQPLVIASFQRERFYRQEAHRYQRLALRSNQIYVLSAPETDFTNSSEHYEKVAFEPKDGLSHEWHLVVIADNYATCLVCRESLGSIAKNKQLPELSPNLDIDTARRFEGIWTSERGVSLKAAELLLDRILVYRPELASKIEEARQRFGIGQPRSLSGAEQVNEYACDIDTDPFVQRLVTYLQASQYKLHKAYRSIAAQARKERLVNSISTAIRRSLDPHEVLQVAAQELGQHLEACRCLIYRAQATDSQAIIEHEFLNPGILSVRGQTWELEKNSLFQDIVEQGEGVCISDTLNDPRVNNSPGLSLIAKKFAIRSWLMEPVFYQGRLLGIVELHYCRMPPHECQPGELDLVEAIATQVGAALIQAEAYANLEELNQQLEALDRTRSNLIAITGHELRTPLSTIQVCLESLASEPDMPLELQQIMLNTALSDSERMRKLVQDFLTLSNLESGRVQWHPESLTLQECVDLALSRNRTRSSTEKPPQIKTQIAENLPLVRADGDWLVEVLAKLMDNACKFTPPQGEITIKAISNSHQMVEVTVADTGRGIEPNRLEVVFDRFYQEEGALRRTTGGTGLGLAICRQIVNGWGGEIWAESTGKDQGSQFHFTIPIVQNSHEEKRIKVKSK; encoded by the coding sequence ATGAGCATTTCGACTTCTGTGCTGAGTGATCTGCTAAAGTCCCTACCATACTTGCGGCCCCAGCTATATTTTAAGGCTTCACTAACGGCGCTTTCCCACGCGATGGAAGATCAAGTTTTGGCTGGGACTTTAGCCCAACCCCTTGTAATTGCTAGTTTTCAGCGAGAGCGATTCTACCGCCAAGAAGCTCATCGCTATCAGCGACTTGCCTTGCGGAGTAATCAAATATACGTGTTATCTGCCCCAGAAACGGATTTCACCAACAGTTCGGAACACTACGAAAAGGTTGCTTTTGAGCCAAAGGACGGCTTAAGTCATGAGTGGCATTTGGTAGTGATTGCTGACAATTATGCAACTTGTCTAGTTTGCCGAGAAAGCCTTGGTTCTATTGCTAAAAACAAGCAACTACCAGAACTAAGCCCGAATCTGGATATAGACACAGCGCGAAGATTTGAGGGAATTTGGACATCAGAAAGGGGAGTTAGCCTCAAAGCTGCCGAATTGCTGTTAGACAGGATTTTGGTTTACAGACCAGAACTGGCCAGTAAAATTGAGGAGGCCCGTCAGAGGTTTGGCATCGGACAGCCGCGAAGCCTTTCTGGAGCAGAACAGGTGAATGAATATGCTTGTGACATTGATACAGATCCCTTTGTACAGCGCTTAGTAACTTATTTGCAAGCTAGTCAGTACAAACTGCACAAAGCCTACCGTTCCATTGCTGCCCAAGCACGAAAAGAACGATTAGTCAACTCCATTAGTACTGCTATTCGGCGATCGCTCGATCCTCATGAAGTTCTCCAGGTGGCAGCACAAGAATTAGGACAACACCTAGAAGCTTGTCGCTGTCTAATTTACCGCGCTCAAGCCACAGATAGCCAAGCCATCATTGAACACGAGTTTTTGAATCCCGGTATTTTATCGGTTCGTGGGCAAACCTGGGAATTAGAGAAAAATTCCCTATTTCAGGACATAGTGGAACAAGGTGAAGGGGTTTGTATTAGCGATACCCTGAATGACCCCCGTGTTAACAATTCGCCAGGACTTTCTTTGATTGCCAAAAAGTTTGCCATTCGTTCTTGGCTGATGGAACCAGTATTTTATCAAGGGCGATTATTGGGCATTGTGGAGTTGCACTACTGCCGGATGCCGCCGCACGAGTGCCAACCAGGGGAGTTGGATTTGGTAGAAGCGATCGCTACTCAAGTCGGAGCGGCTCTCATCCAAGCGGAAGCCTACGCTAACCTAGAAGAACTTAACCAACAGCTAGAAGCCCTAGACCGCACCCGCAGCAACCTGATAGCCATCACTGGACACGAACTGCGTACCCCCCTATCCACCATTCAAGTATGTCTAGAAAGTCTCGCTAGTGAGCCGGATATGCCCTTAGAGTTGCAGCAAATTATGCTCAACACTGCCCTTTCCGACTCAGAACGGATGCGAAAATTGGTACAAGATTTCCTCACACTTTCTAATTTGGAAAGCGGTCGAGTGCAATGGCATCCAGAATCCCTGACTTTACAAGAGTGCGTGGATTTAGCACTCAGCCGTAACCGCACCCGTTCTTCAACAGAAAAGCCCCCCCAAATCAAGACTCAAATTGCCGAAAATCTACCTCTAGTAAGGGCTGATGGTGATTGGCTAGTAGAGGTACTAGCAAAACTCATGGACAACGCTTGTAAATTTACGCCACCCCAAGGAGAAATCACTATTAAAGCGATTTCCAACAGCCATCAAATGGTCGAGGTAACTGTGGCTGACACTGGACGCGGCATTGAACCAAATCGTTTAGAAGTCGTTTTTGACCGCTTCTATCAAGAAGAGGGAGCGCTACGCCGGACTACTGGCGGAACTGGACTTGGTTTAGCTATTTGTCGTCAAATTGTGAATGGCTGGGGTGGAGAAATTTGGGCAGAGTCAACCGGCAAAGACCAGGGTAGTCAGTTTCACTTCACCATCCCCATTGTTCAAAATAGCCACGAGGAAAAGCGGATAAAAGTCAAGAGTAAATAG
- a CDS encoding amylo-alpha-1,6-glucosidase: protein MTPDTLMTPEKIFLDGKTFIPAEQLPIPEWPCVVSERSQPTLTVKDDDLFFVTDTIGNISGCSLNDGNPSMGLFCCDTRFLNRLELQIEGRSPVLLSSTAEKGFSLSALCTNPRIDERLRAETIGIRREIVLNGALFEEIEISNYSTTTVNFELSLSFDADFVDLFEVRGYDREKRGRLLRLVEPTIEEGIVDGVSPVPKDPSTFKEECLTLAYQGLDGSVMESRVLFQHRQPDYFKGYTAVWQLELASHETQKLGYRVNMLKNNQSSSTVSAATTLGQAKAAELMEEQNWLQQITRISSDKSTFNRVIERAEQDMYLLGQSFGKHKTVSAGVPWFSTLFGRDSLVTASQTLMLNSQIAKETLILLATYQGKIDDEWREEEPGKILHELRLGEMARCQEIPHTPYYGTVDATPLWLMLYAEHYAWTHDQELLELLWPNALAAMEWIDRNTQQTSYLSYFRKSKRGLVNQGWKDSGDCIVDHKGELANGPIALCEVQAYVYAAKMRLAEIARMKKRLDLADRWQEEARSLKVRFNRDFWVEDQDFCALALDGDGKPVDSITSNPGHCLHLGLFTHERAYSVAERLRAPDMFNGWGIRTLSSSSPAYNPMGYHTGSVWPHDNALIAMGLRSLGLIDQALEIFQGLFDMTSRQPYERPPELFCGYERNGDNAPVQYPVACTPQAWATGSIFQLLQMMVNLVPDAQNNCLRIIDPALPESINRLSFHNLRVGPTILDLEFERSGTTTACRVAKKRGNLRVVIEA, encoded by the coding sequence ATGACACCGGATACGCTAATGACCCCGGAAAAAATTTTCCTGGATGGAAAAACTTTTATTCCTGCCGAACAATTACCTATCCCGGAGTGGCCTTGTGTTGTGAGTGAAAGATCGCAACCGACACTGACGGTTAAAGATGATGATTTGTTTTTTGTGACAGATACTATCGGGAATATTTCTGGCTGTTCCCTCAACGATGGTAATCCCAGTATGGGGCTGTTTTGTTGTGATACGAGATTTCTGAATCGCTTGGAGTTGCAAATTGAAGGGCGATCGCCAGTACTCCTGAGTAGTACTGCCGAAAAAGGGTTTTCTCTCTCAGCTTTGTGTACCAACCCCAGAATTGACGAACGTCTCAGAGCCGAAACGATCGGAATTCGGCGAGAAATAGTCCTCAATGGCGCTCTATTTGAAGAAATAGAGATATCTAACTACAGTACAACAACTGTAAATTTTGAACTAAGCCTCAGCTTCGATGCAGATTTTGTTGATTTATTTGAAGTCCGGGGTTATGACAGAGAAAAACGAGGTAGGCTTTTACGGCTAGTAGAACCGACGATTGAAGAAGGAATTGTCGATGGGGTTTCACCAGTACCCAAAGACCCATCAACTTTTAAGGAAGAATGCTTAACACTTGCCTATCAAGGTTTGGATGGCTCGGTGATGGAATCCCGTGTTTTATTCCAGCATCGGCAACCAGACTATTTCAAAGGGTACACTGCGGTTTGGCAGCTAGAGTTGGCTTCTCACGAAACCCAAAAGCTGGGTTATCGGGTGAATATGTTAAAAAACAACCAATCCAGTTCAACTGTAAGTGCCGCCACTACATTAGGACAGGCGAAAGCTGCTGAGTTGATGGAGGAGCAAAACTGGTTACAGCAAATTACCCGCATTAGCTCAGATAAAAGCACATTCAATCGAGTGATTGAGCGAGCCGAGCAAGATATGTATTTGTTGGGCCAATCCTTTGGTAAGCATAAGACTGTTTCGGCTGGAGTTCCGTGGTTTTCGACATTATTTGGTCGGGATTCGCTGGTTACAGCCTCTCAAACCTTGATGTTAAACTCGCAAATCGCCAAAGAAACCCTGATATTACTGGCGACATATCAAGGCAAAATAGACGACGAATGGCGTGAAGAAGAACCAGGTAAAATTCTGCACGAGTTACGTTTGGGAGAAATGGCTCGTTGTCAAGAAATTCCCCATACACCATACTATGGTACTGTTGATGCCACTCCCCTGTGGCTAATGCTGTATGCCGAACATTATGCTTGGACTCACGATCAAGAACTCCTAGAGCTACTTTGGCCAAATGCTCTAGCAGCAATGGAGTGGATCGATCGCAATACCCAACAAACCAGTTACCTCAGCTACTTCCGTAAATCTAAACGCGGTCTGGTTAACCAAGGTTGGAAAGACTCTGGTGACTGCATTGTAGACCACAAGGGAGAATTAGCTAACGGCCCAATTGCTCTTTGTGAGGTGCAAGCTTATGTCTATGCTGCAAAAATGCGCCTTGCAGAAATAGCGAGGATGAAAAAGCGGCTTGATTTGGCAGATCGTTGGCAAGAAGAGGCTAGAAGTCTGAAGGTTCGTTTTAATCGAGATTTTTGGGTAGAAGACCAGGATTTTTGCGCCTTGGCTTTAGATGGAGATGGCAAACCCGTAGACAGTATTACCTCAAATCCCGGTCATTGTTTGCATTTGGGTCTTTTCACGCACGAAAGAGCTTATAGTGTAGCAGAACGGTTGCGAGCGCCAGATATGTTTAATGGTTGGGGCATTCGTACCCTAAGTAGTTCGTCACCCGCTTACAATCCAATGGGCTATCACACTGGTTCAGTTTGGCCCCATGATAACGCTCTGATTGCAATGGGATTGCGATCGCTCGGTCTAATCGATCAAGCCCTAGAAATTTTTCAAGGTTTATTCGACATGACTAGTCGGCAGCCTTATGAACGTCCTCCAGAACTTTTCTGCGGTTATGAACGGAACGGTGATAATGCCCCTGTGCAGTATCCAGTCGCCTGTACTCCCCAAGCTTGGGCTACTGGTAGTATCTTCCAACTGCTGCAAATGATGGTCAACTTGGTGCCTGATGCTCAAAATAACTGTTTGCGAATAATTGACCCTGCTTTGCCAGAATCGATTAATCGCCTGTCATTTCATAATTTGCGAGTCGGCCCCACCATCCTCGATTTAGAATTCGAGCGTTCTGGGACTACGACTGCTTGTCGCGTTGCCAAAAAACGGGGTAATTTGCGGGTAGTTATTGAAGCGTAG
- the trpE gene encoding anthranilate synthase component I, translating into MVFPDFSEFSQLAQQGNFVPVYQEWVADLDTPVSAWYKVCAGQPYSFLLESIEGGEKLGRYSLVGCDPLWVLEARGDRTTQLNRDGSQVVFAGDPFTTLAECLAPYHPVKLPQLPPGIGGLFGFWGYELINWIEPRVPIYPPDERNIPDGLWMQVDHLLIFDQVKRKIWAIAYADLRNPNVDLHAAYQQAGDRVTQMLEKLSLPLSPEKTRLEWKPPGSRGAEEHKSGSTEEYNSNFTRPDFCASVQKAKDYIKAGDIFQVVISQRLSTTYTGDPFALYRSLRQINPSPYMAYFNFQNWQIIGSSPEVMVKAETDPDGGVIATVRPIAGTRPRGKTTQEDAAYAQELLEDPKEVAEHVMLVDLGRNDLGRVCQNGSVKVDELMVVERYSHVMHIVSNVVGKLALDKTAWDLLKACFPAGTVSGAPKIRAMEIVHELESSRRGVYSGVYGYYDFEGQLNTAIAIRTMVVHNQTVSVQAGAGLVADSEPEKEYEETLNKARGLLEAIRCLR; encoded by the coding sequence ATGGTATTCCCCGATTTCTCTGAATTTTCCCAACTAGCTCAACAAGGCAACTTTGTGCCTGTATATCAAGAATGGGTAGCGGATTTAGATACGCCCGTATCTGCTTGGTATAAAGTTTGTGCAGGTCAGCCCTACAGCTTTTTGTTGGAATCCATAGAAGGTGGAGAAAAACTAGGTCGTTATAGTTTAGTGGGTTGCGATCCCCTTTGGGTTTTGGAAGCAAGGGGCGATCGCACCACCCAATTAAATCGCGATGGCTCGCAGGTCGTTTTTGCCGGCGACCCTTTTACAACTTTAGCCGAATGTTTAGCACCTTATCACCCAGTCAAGTTACCTCAGCTACCGCCAGGAATTGGGGGGTTGTTTGGGTTCTGGGGCTATGAATTGATTAACTGGATTGAGCCGCGCGTGCCAATCTATCCACCAGATGAACGAAATATCCCTGATGGGTTGTGGATGCAGGTAGACCATCTATTGATTTTTGACCAGGTAAAGCGGAAAATTTGGGCGATCGCTTATGCTGATTTACGCAACCCCAATGTAGATTTACACGCAGCCTATCAACAAGCGGGCGATCGCGTCACCCAAATGCTGGAAAAGCTATCTCTCCCCCTATCCCCCGAAAAAACTCGATTGGAATGGAAACCGCCAGGAAGTAGGGGCGCAGAGGAGCATAAAAGTGGAAGTACAGAGGAGTACAACAGTAATTTCACCCGCCCTGATTTTTGTGCCAGCGTCCAAAAGGCCAAAGACTACATCAAAGCAGGTGATATCTTCCAAGTAGTAATTTCTCAGCGACTATCAACAACATATACAGGCGATCCCTTTGCCCTTTACCGCTCCCTACGTCAGATAAATCCTTCGCCTTACATGGCTTACTTTAACTTCCAAAATTGGCAAATTATCGGTTCTAGCCCGGAAGTGATGGTGAAAGCCGAAACCGATCCAGATGGTGGAGTTATCGCAACAGTGCGCCCAATTGCTGGGACACGTCCACGGGGGAAAACTACCCAGGAAGATGCAGCCTACGCTCAAGAGTTACTTGAAGATCCCAAGGAAGTCGCTGAACACGTGATGCTTGTAGATTTAGGGCGGAATGATTTGGGGCGGGTTTGTCAAAATGGTAGTGTTAAAGTTGATGAATTAATGGTAGTTGAGCGCTATTCCCATGTCATGCACATTGTTAGCAATGTTGTGGGGAAATTAGCACTTGATAAAACAGCATGGGATTTATTGAAAGCTTGCTTCCCAGCAGGTACGGTAAGCGGCGCACCAAAAATCCGGGCGATGGAAATTGTTCACGAGTTAGAGTCTAGCCGTCGCGGTGTTTACTCTGGTGTCTATGGATATTACGATTTTGAAGGACAATTAAATACTGCGATCGCAATTCGCACAATGGTAGTACATAATCAGACAGTTAGTGTGCAAGCAGGTGCAGGTTTAGTAGCTGATTCTGAGCCAGAAAAAGAATATGAAGAGACGCTAAATAAAGCTAGAGGTTTATTAGAAGCAATTCGTTGTTTACGTTGA